Proteins from a single region of Desulfovibrio sp. X2:
- a CDS encoding ABC transporter permease, with protein sequence MLALLARLAAKLAWVAVVFFGITLVSFWVIHLAPGSPTDLQTELNPQASAGARERLAKLYGLDRPLHVQYADWLGHLARLDFGRSLGSDRRPVWDKIKERLPLTFGMNVAALILTLALAVPIGVASARRQGSAFDKAMTVFVFIGFAMPGYWLALLLMYWLGIVWPVLPISGMSSLGAEDMAFWPRMLDIARHLTLPIFIYTFGSLAGLSRFMRASMLEVLRQDFILTARAKGLPERLVIWRHALRNALLPVITILGLSVPGLIGGSVIIESIFALPGLGQLFYQAVMARDYPLIMGNLVLGALLTLAGNLLADAGYGLADPRVRSSGHAGGGA encoded by the coding sequence GCCCCGGGCTCACCCACGGACCTGCAGACCGAGCTGAACCCCCAGGCCTCGGCGGGCGCTCGCGAGCGGCTCGCCAAGCTCTACGGCCTGGACCGGCCGCTGCACGTGCAGTACGCGGACTGGCTCGGCCATCTCGCGCGCCTGGACTTCGGCCGCTCGCTCGGCAGCGACCGCCGCCCGGTCTGGGACAAGATCAAGGAACGGCTGCCGCTGACCTTCGGCATGAACGTGGCCGCGCTCATCCTCACCCTGGCCCTGGCCGTGCCCATAGGCGTGGCCTCGGCGCGGCGGCAGGGCAGCGCCTTCGACAAGGCCATGACCGTCTTCGTCTTCATCGGCTTCGCCATGCCCGGCTACTGGCTGGCGCTGCTGCTCATGTACTGGCTCGGCATCGTCTGGCCCGTGCTGCCCATCTCCGGCATGTCCAGCCTCGGGGCGGAGGACATGGCGTTCTGGCCGCGCATGCTGGACATCGCCCGCCACCTGACCCTTCCCATCTTCATCTACACCTTCGGCTCCCTCGCGGGCCTTTCGCGCTTCATGCGCGCCAGCATGCTCGAGGTCCTGCGCCAGGACTTCATCCTCACGGCGCGCGCCAAGGGGCTGCCCGAGCGCCTGGTCATCTGGCGCCACGCGCTCAGGAACGCGCTCCTGCCGGTCATCACCATCCTCGGCCTGTCCGTGCCCGGGCTCATCGGCGGCAGCGTGATCATCGAGTCCATCTTCGCCCTGCCGGGCCTGGGCCAGCTCTTCTACCAGGCGGTCATGGCGCGCGACTACCCGCTGATCATGGGCAACCTCGTGCTCGGCGCGCTGCTCACCCTGGCGGGCAACCTCCTGGCCGACGCGGGCTACGGCCTGGCCGACCCGCGCGTGCGCAGCTCCGGCCACGCCGGAGGAGGGGCCTGA
- a CDS encoding ABC transporter permease, whose translation MGLLMPTAGRSGLSPYGFLARFLPRNGLFLTGLSIVLGMSVLALLAPLIAPYSPTAINADALLQAPSLHHLLGTDALGRDVFTRMLYGARVSLWVGFVAVGLAVAIGLALGLVAGYAGGLTDEVIMRGVDVMLCFPSFFLILAVIAFLQPSLLNIMVVIGLTSWMGVARLVRAETLSLRGRDYVLAARVAGAGPSRILLSHILPNAIAPVLVSATLGVAGAILVESSLSFLGLGVQPPNPSWGNILMEGKDVLEIAPWLSVFPGLAILVTVLGYNLLGESLRDILDPRLKR comes from the coding sequence ATGGGCCTCTTGATGCCCACGGCGGGCCGCTCCGGCCTCTCGCCCTATGGCTTCCTCGCGCGCTTCCTGCCGCGAAACGGCCTCTTCCTCACCGGGCTCTCCATCGTGCTCGGCATGTCCGTCCTGGCCCTGCTGGCCCCGCTCATCGCGCCCTACAGCCCCACGGCCATCAACGCCGACGCGCTGCTCCAGGCGCCCTCGCTGCACCACCTGCTGGGCACGGACGCGCTCGGCCGCGACGTCTTCACGCGCATGCTCTACGGCGCGCGCGTCTCGCTGTGGGTCGGCTTCGTGGCCGTGGGCCTGGCCGTGGCCATCGGCCTGGCGCTCGGGCTGGTGGCGGGCTACGCGGGCGGGCTCACGGACGAGGTCATCATGCGCGGCGTGGACGTCATGCTCTGCTTCCCGTCCTTCTTCCTCATCCTCGCGGTCATCGCCTTCCTGCAGCCCTCGCTGCTGAACATCATGGTCGTCATCGGCCTGACCTCGTGGATGGGCGTGGCCCGCCTCGTGCGGGCCGAGACCCTGTCGCTGCGCGGCCGCGACTACGTGCTCGCGGCGCGGGTGGCGGGCGCGGGCCCGTCGCGCATCCTGCTCAGCCACATCCTGCCCAACGCCATCGCGCCGGTACTCGTCTCGGCCACCCTCGGCGTGGCCGGGGCCATCCTCGTGGAGTCCTCGCTCTCCTTCCTGGGGCTCGGCGTGCAGCCGCCGAATCCCAGCTGGGGCAACATCCTCATGGAGGGCAAGGACGTGCTCGAGATCGCGCCCTGGCTCTCGGTCTTCCCGGGCCTCGCCATCCTGGTCACGGTGCTCGGCTACAACCTCCTGGGCGAGTCGCTGCGCGACATCCTGGACCCGCGCCTGAAGCGCTGA
- a CDS encoding glycosyltransferase, which produces MKICLVASRYLEGPLRELGHEVLLLSPPLDGAPFFDLPRALAEARFAPELVVHQENLSHRVLCTGLEEVACPKIFWSLDTHLNAWWVTDYGRCFDGVLTTQPDWVGYLRAAGLSRVGVLSWFGARLPFSPHDGRDVPVAFVGRLSPARLPRTWMTGMLAARFAARIESDIPVAEVLPLYCRTRVAPNESILGEINIRLFETASAGCCVVGQDLGGAQAAFFEPGREMLLYRDGLELAAVVERLRNDPAQSERLGRAAWARVQAEHLPVHRAHGLLDFAKGLAAGGAATGEEARRAFWCAAARLALAGRLPLRPAACEEPLALLAAGPEPAGLLLRLLLAREEHEGVTRLLAESLARGAHAGNVEFDLTASTAALRLGEKGTARLFLMRHLEATGMQAEQGGHDRPHAHHHAHHHVPQHVPHDPPGLLKAWARLLHGQGRTATPGISFDPERDVPASASECLAWALSLDETDMESARLLDLWLEPVPGMEGLRLGWLSMLALHERADWRHPLRLGLLNLRCFRLEEGIGELAQARDLAAAAGRARLFAAAVAAADTTGAIRQALGLPG; this is translated from the coding sequence ATGAAGATCTGCCTGGTCGCGTCGCGCTATCTCGAGGGACCGCTGCGCGAGCTGGGCCACGAGGTGCTGCTGCTCTCCCCGCCGCTGGACGGCGCCCCCTTCTTCGACCTGCCCCGCGCCCTGGCCGAGGCCCGCTTCGCGCCCGAGCTCGTGGTGCACCAGGAGAACCTCTCCCACCGCGTGCTCTGCACCGGCCTCGAGGAGGTCGCCTGCCCGAAGATCTTCTGGTCGCTGGACACGCACCTGAACGCTTGGTGGGTCACGGACTACGGCCGCTGCTTCGACGGCGTGCTGACCACCCAGCCGGACTGGGTGGGGTATCTGCGCGCGGCCGGGCTTTCGCGCGTGGGCGTGCTCTCGTGGTTCGGGGCGCGGCTGCCGTTTTCCCCGCACGACGGGCGCGACGTGCCCGTGGCCTTCGTGGGCCGCCTCTCGCCCGCGCGGCTGCCGCGCACCTGGATGACCGGGATGCTGGCCGCGCGCTTCGCCGCGCGCATCGAGTCGGACATCCCGGTGGCCGAGGTCCTGCCGCTCTACTGCCGCACGCGCGTGGCGCCCAACGAATCGATCCTCGGCGAGATCAACATCCGCCTCTTCGAGACTGCCTCGGCGGGCTGCTGCGTCGTGGGCCAGGACCTGGGCGGGGCGCAGGCCGCGTTCTTCGAGCCCGGCCGCGAGATGCTGCTCTACCGCGACGGCCTCGAGCTCGCCGCCGTCGTGGAGAGGCTGCGCAACGACCCCGCGCAGAGCGAGAGGCTCGGCCGCGCGGCCTGGGCGCGCGTGCAGGCCGAGCACCTGCCCGTGCACCGCGCGCACGGCCTGCTGGATTTCGCCAAGGGGCTTGCCGCGGGCGGCGCGGCCACGGGGGAGGAGGCGCGCCGCGCCTTCTGGTGCGCGGCCGCTCGCCTGGCCCTGGCCGGGCGCCTGCCGCTTCGCCCGGCCGCCTGCGAGGAGCCCTTGGCCCTGCTCGCGGCCGGTCCGGAGCCGGCCGGGCTGCTGCTGCGCCTGCTCCTGGCGCGCGAGGAGCACGAGGGGGTGACGCGCCTCCTGGCCGAGTCCCTGGCCCGGGGAGCCCATGCCGGGAACGTGGAGTTCGACCTGACCGCCTCCACCGCGGCCCTGCGCCTGGGCGAGAAGGGCACCGCGCGCCTCTTCCTGATGCGCCACCTGGAGGCGACGGGAATGCAGGCGGAGCAGGGGGGGCATGACCGCCCTCACGCGCATCACCACGCCCATCACCACGTTCCGCAGCACGTGCCGCACGACCCGCCCGGCCTGCTCAAGGCCTGGGCCAGGCTGCTGCACGGGCAGGGGCGCACCGCCACGCCCGGCATCTCCTTCGACCCGGAGCGCGACGTTCCCGCCTCGGCCTCCGAGTGCCTGGCCTGGGCGCTCTCCCTGGACGAGACGGACATGGAGAGCGCGCGCCTCCTCGACCTCTGGCTCGAGCCCGTGCCCGGCATGGAGGGGCTGCGCCTGGGCTGGCTCTCCATGCTGGCGCTTCACGAGCGAGCCGACTGGCGCCATCCGCTGCGCCTGGGGCTCCTGAACCTGCGCTGCTTCCGCCTGGAGGAGGGGATCGGGGAGCTGGCCCAGGCCCGCGACCTCGCGGCCGCCGCCGGTCGCGCGCGTCTCTTCGCCGCCGCCGTGGCCGCGGCCGACACCACGGGCGCCATCCGGCAGGCGCTCGGACTCCCGGGCTGA